CCATAAGCGCCTTCCAGACACAGAACAACGGACAGTCGGATTACTTCGTTACCGTATTTGATGCGAGCGGCAACATGCGGTACTCGACGTACCTGGGTGGCAGCGGCGTGGAGGGCGGGCCGGGAGAAGTATTTGTCGATGACGGCAGTAACGGTAACAACATCGCGGTAGACCCGCAGGGCCTGGTGTACGTCACGGGGGTGACCCCCTCCGGCGGAGGAGGAGGAGCGATCAAATTCCCGGTGACACCGAACGCCATCCAACCAGACCTCAGCGGGCCGACGGATGCCTTCTTGGTTATCGTCGACCCGAGCAAGAGAGGCGCATCCTCATTGGTCTATTCAAGCTTTCTCGGCGGCGATCACGGGGAGCAGGGGCACGGCGTTGCGGTGAACGCCAGCGGCAGCCAAATAACCTTGGCCGGCTATACCAGATCCTCAAACTTTCCCACCACCACCAATGCGTACCGAAGTTCCCCTGCGCCATCGGGCTACCTCAGTAACGGCTTTGTAACCCAGTTCGCATCAAGTCTACCCGGTGACGAATCTTCTCTATATACGATGCTTTATTCCACATACCTGGGGGCTGATGCAAGCGACGCCCGGGATGACACGTACGGCATGGTTCTGGATCCAAAGGGACTTATTGTAGCCACAGGTCGCACGCAGTCGGCAGGCTTTCCGATGATCAAGCCGCCCGTGCCCACCATCTACAGCAGCGCCTCCTATCTCGAGGCGGGCACGTCAGGAGATGAGCCCTACCTGGTGAAGATCGATCCTTCCTTACAGGGAGAGGCATCACTCGTCTATTCTACCTTTCTGGGAGGCGGATCGCCCCAAGGAAAGTGGGGCTCCTTTTGCACCAGCGTGGCCGTCGATTCGGAAGGCACGGCCTATGTTGGCGGGGAGACCATTTCTCCGGGGGTAGAATACACACCTTCCAGTGAACCTGTTGAAGCTCCATCCCTGTTTCCGTATACCGAAGACGCACTATTCCCGGCTCTCCAGGGGGAATATGACGCCATACTTATGCAAATCAGCCCAGACGGCGCCACGTTAGGCTACTCCACCTTCCTCGGCGGGAAGGAAAATGACCGCACCTATGGACTGGCCGTCGATCCTGCTGGTAACATAGTCCTGACAGGACTCACCTTCTCTTCTGATTTCCCGCTGGAGAATCCGGCGCAGACCTGGCCGGGCAACACAGGTAATCAGAATGCCTTCGTGACAAAACTCGGGATAAAGCAAGGGCCAACACCGACTACCACTCCCACGCCCACGCCGACGCCAACACCCTCCAAACTTAATGTGATCGTGAGCAGCCAGACTCCGCGCCCGGGTGATACATTCACCGTAGATGTCGAGCTCCAGCCGGTCGCGGGGGCATTCGACGCGTACGGGGGTATCGTGATGCCCAACGGGCAGTTTTATTCGTTCAGGCCGGGCGGGGGATTGCAGAAGGGCCTGAGGGCGCTCGCATCCAAGGTCAAGGGATTGCGCAGCGCATACTCTGCCCGCCTTTTCACGGGCACAGTTCCAAACGCCGCGGGGACATACCTAATCACCGTGGGTCTTGTTCCGGAAGGAGTGGAGCCGAGCGTCGCCAATGCAATACCGGAATATATAGATCAGAAGATGGTGACGGTACAATAATTCAGGCAACGCCGCTTTTTAGCACAGCGAGACAAATCTTCCGATGGCCTGATCTGACTCTGTGCAAGGATATCCTTACCACATCAATAATTGTCAACGCTCAGGGATATCCGTCGTCCCCGGCGAATGAATAGACGCTGCCACAGTTCGCGCCTCACGCTGTCAACCCAACCCGCTGCATGTTTCTGGCTCCCT
The Candidatus Auribacterota bacterium genome window above contains:
- a CDS encoding SBBP repeat-containing protein; translation: MQESKSPPTGSQPRLIFSTYLGGSTPCDSCSNALTFAQNAASDTQGNIYVTGATQVSDLPVLNAWQPTPWASSTMSAFVAKYEPAGNLLWCTYLGGNKQSMGIGVATMPDGGVAVAGLTSSDASGPFPTISAFQTQNNGQSDYFVTVFDASGNMRYSTYLGGSGVEGGPGEVFVDDGSNGNNIAVDPQGLVYVTGVTPSGGGGGAIKFPVTPNAIQPDLSGPTDAFLVIVDPSKRGASSLVYSSFLGGDHGEQGHGVAVNASGSQITLAGYTRSSNFPTTTNAYRSSPAPSGYLSNGFVTQFASSLPGDESSLYTMLYSTYLGADASDARDDTYGMVLDPKGLIVATGRTQSAGFPMIKPPVPTIYSSASYLEAGTSGDEPYLVKIDPSLQGEASLVYSTFLGGGSPQGKWGSFCTSVAVDSEGTAYVGGETISPGVEYTPSSEPVEAPSLFPYTEDALFPALQGEYDAILMQISPDGATLGYSTFLGGKENDRTYGLAVDPAGNIVLTGLTFSSDFPLENPAQTWPGNTGNQNAFVTKLGIKQGPTPTTTPTPTPTPTPSKLNVIVSSQTPRPGDTFTVDVELQPVAGAFDAYGGIVMPNGQFYSFRPGGGLQKGLRALASKVKGLRSAYSARLFTGTVPNAAGTYLITVGLVPEGVEPSVANAIPEYIDQKMVTVQ